From a single Zeugodacus cucurbitae isolate PBARC_wt_2022May chromosome Y, idZeuCucr1.2, whole genome shotgun sequence genomic region:
- the LOC128923437 gene encoding uncharacterized protein LOC128923437: protein MHPEKCTVWCGLYAGGIIGPYFFKDAVGRNVTVNGDRYRSMLTNFLLPKMEELNLVDMWFQQDGATCHTARDSMAILRENFGEQFISRNGPVSWPPRSCDLTPLDYFLWGYVKSKVYRNKPATIPALEDNISEEIRAIPAEMLEKVAQNWTFRMDHLRRSRGQHLNEIIFKK, encoded by the coding sequence atgcatcccgaaaaatgcactgtttggtgtggtttgtacgctggtggaatcattggaccgtattttttcaaagatgctgttggacgcaacgttacggtgaatggcgatcgctatcgttcgatgctaacaaactttttgttgccaaaaatggaagaactgaacttggttgacatgtggtttcaacaagatggcgctacatgccacacagctcgcgattctatggccattttgagggaaaacttcggagaacaattcatctcaagaaatggacccgtaagttggccaccaagatcatgcgatttaacgcctttagactattttttgtggggctacgtcaagtctaaagtctacagaaataagccagcaactattccagctttggaagacaacatttccgaagaaattcgggctattccggccgaaatgctcgaaaaagttgcccaaaattggactttccgaatggaccacctaagacgcagccgcggtcaacatttaaatgaaattatcttcaaaaagtaa